Proteins encoded by one window of Halomonas sp. Bachu 37:
- a CDS encoding slipin family protein has translation MMLSYLVPVVLLLMLVAASIRILPEYKRGVVFFLGRYQSVKGPGLFIIIPGIQKMEVVDLRTITMDVPEQDVISQDNVTVKVNAVLYFRVIDPEKAIIQVENFTIATSQLAQTTLRSVLGKHDLDEMLSERDRLNDDIQEILDVQTEEWGIKVANVEIKHVDLDESMIRAIARQAEAERERRAKVIHAEGELQASKKLVEAANVMQENSAALQLRYLQTMSDMSNKNASTIVFPLPMDIMEAFKHMRQHAETRNPPANEA, from the coding sequence ATGATGCTTTCCTATCTCGTACCCGTGGTGCTGCTACTGATGCTGGTGGCGGCCTCGATTCGTATCCTGCCGGAGTACAAGCGCGGCGTGGTGTTTTTCCTCGGGCGCTACCAGAGCGTCAAGGGACCGGGGCTGTTCATCATCATCCCCGGTATCCAGAAGATGGAAGTGGTGGACCTGCGTACCATCACCATGGACGTGCCGGAGCAGGATGTCATTTCCCAGGACAACGTGACGGTCAAGGTGAATGCAGTGCTCTACTTTCGGGTCATCGACCCGGAAAAGGCGATCATTCAGGTAGAGAACTTTACCATCGCCACCAGCCAGCTGGCCCAGACCACGCTGCGTTCGGTGCTCGGCAAGCATGATCTCGATGAAATGCTATCCGAGCGCGACAGGCTGAACGACGATATCCAGGAAATCCTCGATGTGCAGACCGAGGAGTGGGGTATCAAGGTGGCCAATGTGGAGATCAAGCATGTCGACCTGGACGAGAGCATGATCCGTGCCATCGCCCGCCAGGCGGAAGCCGAGCGCGAGCGGCGGGCCAAGGTGATCCATGCCGAAGGTGAGTTGCAGGCATCGAAAAAGCTGGTCGAGGCGGCCAACGTGATGCAGGAGAATTCCGCCGCTCTGCAGCTACGTTACCTGCAGACCATGAGCGACATGAGTAACAAGAACGCCTCGACGATCGTGTTTCCCTTGCCGATGGATATCATGGAGGCCTTCAAGCACATGCGACAGCACGCCGAGACCCGTAACCCGCCTGCCAACGAGGCATGA
- the cfa gene encoding cyclopropane fatty acyl phospholipid synthase has product MNTSTEQHTAFFDESSTSHRFVADLLEQADIHINGNRPWDIRFNAHGVIDNALARGNLGLGESYVNGEWEAEYLDEFFLRLLRARLPERIKPTQLMFHSLRTRLLNRQNARRAWEVGEKHYDLGNDFYAAMLDSRMTYTCGYWQQADTLEEAQQAKLDLICRKLELKPGMRVLDIGCGWGSFMAYAAEHYGVECVGLTISREQAEYGKSLMNSHLPVEFRLQDYRDETEQFDRIVSVGMFEHVGHKNYRQYMDVANRCLKDDGLFLLHTIGKNIRSTASDPWVDKYIFPNGELPAMGHITDAAEGLFVCEDVHNFGADYDKTLMAWHRNFEAAWPRFEAQYGERFYRMWRYYLLSCAGAFRARNLQLWQFVFSKEGVLGGYRRVS; this is encoded by the coding sequence ATGAATACCTCAACGGAGCAACACACCGCTTTCTTCGATGAAAGTTCCACGTCCCATCGTTTCGTTGCCGATTTGCTGGAACAAGCCGATATCCACATAAACGGCAACCGTCCCTGGGACATCCGGTTTAATGCTCATGGTGTCATCGACAATGCCCTTGCCCGTGGCAATCTCGGGCTTGGAGAAAGCTATGTGAATGGCGAGTGGGAAGCCGAATATCTGGATGAGTTCTTTCTGCGCTTGTTACGTGCCCGCTTGCCGGAACGAATCAAACCCACCCAGTTGATGTTCCATTCCCTGCGTACGCGTCTGCTCAATCGGCAGAACGCCAGGCGAGCCTGGGAAGTGGGCGAGAAGCATTATGACCTGGGAAACGACTTCTACGCTGCGATGCTTGATTCGCGCATGACCTATACCTGTGGTTATTGGCAGCAGGCCGATACTCTGGAAGAGGCTCAACAAGCCAAGCTGGATCTGATCTGTCGTAAGCTTGAGCTGAAACCCGGCATGCGAGTGCTCGATATCGGTTGCGGCTGGGGCAGCTTCATGGCCTATGCCGCCGAGCATTACGGCGTGGAGTGCGTGGGGCTGACCATCTCCCGTGAACAGGCGGAATACGGCAAGAGCCTGATGAATAGTCACCTGCCGGTCGAGTTTCGTCTGCAGGATTATCGCGACGAGACCGAACAGTTCGATCGTATCGTCAGCGTTGGCATGTTCGAGCATGTCGGCCACAAGAATTATCGCCAGTACATGGACGTCGCCAATCGTTGTCTCAAGGATGATGGTCTGTTCCTGCTCCATACCATTGGCAAGAATATACGCAGCACGGCATCCGACCCTTGGGTCGACAAGTATATTTTTCCCAATGGGGAGCTTCCTGCGATGGGCCATATCACCGATGCCGCCGAAGGCCTGTTCGTATGCGAAGATGTGCATAATTTCGGCGCCGATTACGACAAGACGTTGATGGCCTGGCACCGGAATTTTGAAGCCGCCTGGCCACGTTTCGAAGCGCAGTATGGTGAACGCTTCTATCGCATGTGGCGCTATTACCTGCTGAGTTGTGCGGGGGCGTTTCGTGCCCGCAACCTTCAGCTATGGCAGTTTGTCTTCAGCAAAGAAGGCGTGTTGGGCGGTTACCGGCGCGTTAGTTGA
- a CDS encoding EAL domain-containing protein yields MNLNTKHLLVVGDNPANVELLLGLLGANGFDNVHGLEDPSRMLDYCERHLPDLILLDLGMPHPDGDAALHQLKNRFRHALPPVIAFADQLDDATRQHVLNAGVRELLAKPFQKEDVLQRIRSILNAEHRYSVRDQQAGALERMVAKRARALELQSRTDPITRRLNRRGLTQKLHEHSMTGSGTGLLFIALEGFDDTVRLHGYRTAEKLLRHLAESLEAKLETTDTLGLWGGSELLVITACTDVPALRQLASRLLACFDSDQEVDNLLLTVNARIGTCTAEGAFDSERLIHMAALALPAESSVRVQCYSEEIEARQRHRLHLQQAIRHAVTSRELSLVFQPKLHLKERRIVGAEALLRWNNPRLGMIPPDVFIPLAEASGDILAIGNWVLETAILQAVAWRNQSLLDGTFNIAVNVAARQLARGNFAEEVMQLLQRHDLPPRFFSLEVTESSLMSDLANARSQLTLLADAGIGVAIDDFGTGHSSLAYLKTLPVSTLKIDRTFIMDLEQSATDRRLAETITQLAHGFGCEVVAEGIEEPAQAQRLMEMGCEIGEGYLYSRPLAPADFVRWCHDWPVAHPLTSPETVDGPRPA; encoded by the coding sequence ATGAATCTGAACACCAAACATTTGCTGGTGGTGGGTGACAATCCGGCCAACGTCGAGCTGCTGCTTGGCCTACTTGGCGCCAACGGGTTCGACAACGTTCACGGCCTGGAAGACCCCAGCCGCATGCTCGATTACTGCGAACGGCATTTGCCGGACCTGATTCTGCTTGATCTTGGCATGCCCCATCCGGATGGTGATGCAGCCCTGCATCAGCTCAAGAATCGTTTTCGCCATGCCCTGCCGCCGGTCATCGCATTTGCCGACCAGCTCGACGATGCGACCCGGCAACACGTCCTGAACGCGGGCGTACGCGAGCTTTTGGCCAAGCCTTTCCAGAAGGAAGACGTCCTGCAGCGCATTCGCAGCATATTGAATGCGGAACATCGTTACAGTGTTCGCGACCAGCAGGCCGGGGCCCTTGAACGCATGGTCGCCAAGCGCGCCCGCGCGCTTGAACTGCAATCGCGCACCGATCCCATAACCCGAAGACTCAACCGACGCGGGCTGACGCAGAAACTTCATGAACATTCCATGACAGGGAGTGGCACCGGGCTGTTGTTCATCGCCCTGGAAGGGTTCGACGATACCGTGCGCCTGCATGGCTACCGTACCGCCGAAAAGCTGTTGCGTCACTTGGCCGAGAGCCTCGAAGCGAAACTCGAGACGACCGACACCCTTGGTTTATGGGGCGGCAGCGAACTGCTGGTCATCACAGCTTGCACCGATGTCCCGGCATTGCGGCAACTCGCCTCGCGGTTGCTTGCTTGCTTTGATAGTGACCAGGAAGTCGACAACTTGCTGTTGACGGTCAACGCCCGGATCGGCACCTGTACCGCCGAAGGCGCGTTCGATAGCGAACGTCTGATTCATATGGCCGCCCTCGCCTTGCCTGCCGAGTCTAGCGTTCGGGTACAGTGTTACAGCGAGGAGATCGAAGCCCGGCAGCGACATCGTCTCCACCTTCAACAAGCCATTCGCCATGCCGTCACCTCCCGTGAATTGTCTCTGGTATTCCAGCCCAAGCTGCATCTGAAGGAACGGCGAATCGTGGGAGCGGAGGCTCTGCTACGCTGGAACAACCCCCGGTTGGGAATGATTCCGCCCGACGTTTTCATTCCCTTGGCGGAGGCCAGCGGCGATATTCTCGCCATCGGCAACTGGGTGCTGGAAACCGCCATCCTTCAGGCCGTGGCCTGGCGTAACCAGTCTCTACTCGATGGCACGTTCAATATTGCCGTGAACGTGGCGGCACGCCAGTTGGCACGTGGAAATTTTGCCGAAGAGGTCATGCAGCTACTGCAACGCCACGACCTTCCGCCCCGATTCTTTTCATTGGAAGTCACCGAGTCGAGTCTGATGAGCGATCTTGCCAACGCTCGCAGCCAATTGACCCTGCTGGCCGATGCCGGGATCGGCGTAGCGATTGACGATTTCGGCACCGGCCATTCGTCGCTGGCTTATCTCAAGACGCTGCCGGTTTCCACCCTCAAGATCGACCGAACCTTCATCATGGACCTGGAGCAGAGCGCGACGGATCGCCGCCTGGCCGAGACCATTACCCAGCTGGCCCACGGGTTCGGCTGCGAGGTGGTGGCCGAAGGTATCGAAGAGCCCGCCCAAGCCCAACGCCTCATGGAGATGGGCTGTGAAATCGGGGAGGGTTATCTCTACTCACGCCCCCTTGCCCCTGCTGATTTTGTCCGCTGGTGCCACGATTGGCCGGTGGCGCATCCTTTGACTAGCCCGGAGACCGTTGATGGCCCACGACCTGCTTGA
- a CDS encoding putative quinol monooxygenase — protein MSEKIYCIANFKPKPGKEESVFKALQALEPNSHREDGCIRYTVTRHIDHPNAPGSSYPIVFHEIWANRQAFEAHCQRREIREFFATHLHSPEGDIEDANVCVYTDEPLSFDAPVLQGDSSR, from the coding sequence ATGTCCGAAAAAATCTACTGTATCGCCAACTTCAAGCCCAAGCCGGGAAAGGAAGAATCGGTATTCAAGGCGCTCCAGGCTCTGGAGCCCAACTCACACCGTGAAGATGGCTGCATCCGCTACACCGTAACCCGGCATATCGATCATCCCAATGCCCCGGGTTCCAGCTATCCCATCGTGTTTCATGAGATCTGGGCGAATCGACAAGCCTTCGAAGCCCATTGCCAACGCCGGGAAATACGGGAGTTCTTTGCCACCCATCTACACTCACCTGAAGGGGATATCGAAGATGCCAATGTCTGTGTCTATACCGACGAACCGCTGAGCTTCGATGCTCCCGTCTTGCAGGGCGACTCATCAAGGTAA
- a CDS encoding nodulation protein NfeD, with product MPLDSRALRVLLISCCCLVLSAALLAWQAQAQQERHALVLTMEGAIGPATKDYFERGLRTAREQGSEVMIVRLDTPGGLVETTRDMIRQMLGADIPVVMYVSPSGARAASAGTYLLYGSHVAAMAPATHLGSATPVSMGGDGFPEEDDASPEEGETGADETPRRGDSAMERKVLEDAVSFIRSLAERHGRNAEWAEEAVREAVNLTEREALEQNVIDIVAGDLEELLTRIDGREVVMASGAQMLQTADLGIERFDPDWRTRLLSIITNPNVAYFLMIIGFYGLVFELASPGSLFPGTIGVISLLLAMFAFQVLPINYAGLALVVVGLALMVGEALMPSFGVLGAGGIAAFVFGSIMLMDAENLRVSLPLIGGVALLAAGVMLWTLTRFMELRRHAAKTGESGLIGHEVIALEAFATRGYVRLGGERWQARSSSAVSAGQRLRVVGVDGLTLHIEPLTPSEPQETQDML from the coding sequence ATGCCTCTCGATTCGCGAGCCTTGCGGGTCCTGTTGATTTCATGCTGTTGCCTGGTCTTGAGCGCGGCGTTGCTGGCGTGGCAGGCCCAGGCTCAGCAGGAGCGTCACGCTCTGGTATTGACGATGGAAGGCGCTATCGGCCCGGCGACCAAGGATTATTTCGAACGGGGCTTGCGTACCGCCCGAGAGCAGGGCAGTGAAGTAATGATCGTCCGACTGGATACCCCGGGCGGTCTGGTTGAGACCACCCGAGACATGATTCGGCAAATGCTGGGAGCGGATATTCCGGTGGTGATGTACGTCTCGCCCAGCGGGGCCAGGGCGGCGAGCGCCGGTACCTACCTGCTCTACGGCAGCCATGTGGCGGCGATGGCACCGGCGACGCACCTGGGCTCGGCCACACCGGTATCGATGGGGGGTGATGGCTTTCCGGAAGAGGATGATGCCAGCCCCGAAGAGGGCGAAACAGGCGCTGACGAGACGCCGCGGCGTGGCGACAGCGCCATGGAGCGCAAGGTGCTGGAGGATGCCGTGAGTTTCATCCGCAGCCTGGCCGAACGCCATGGGCGCAATGCCGAGTGGGCGGAAGAAGCCGTGCGCGAGGCGGTCAATCTTACCGAACGCGAAGCGCTGGAACAGAACGTCATCGATATAGTGGCAGGCGACCTGGAAGAGTTGCTGACCCGAATCGACGGTCGCGAGGTAGTCATGGCGAGCGGAGCGCAGATGCTGCAGACGGCAGACCTCGGTATCGAGCGCTTCGACCCGGATTGGCGTACCCGCTTGTTGAGCATCATCACCAATCCCAATGTAGCCTATTTCCTGATGATCATCGGCTTTTACGGGCTGGTGTTCGAGCTGGCAAGCCCGGGCTCGCTCTTCCCCGGCACGATCGGCGTCATCTCGCTGCTGCTGGCGATGTTCGCGTTTCAGGTACTGCCGATCAACTACGCAGGGCTGGCCCTGGTGGTCGTGGGGCTGGCATTGATGGTGGGTGAGGCGCTGATGCCGAGTTTCGGAGTGCTGGGCGCCGGTGGGATCGCGGCGTTCGTGTTCGGTTCGATCATGTTGATGGATGCGGAGAATTTGCGCGTTTCGTTACCGCTGATTGGGGGCGTGGCCCTGCTGGCGGCGGGTGTCATGCTATGGACCCTGACCCGTTTCATGGAGCTTAGGCGTCACGCGGCGAAAACGGGCGAGTCGGGACTGATCGGCCATGAGGTCATCGCCCTGGAGGCCTTTGCTACGCGAGGGTACGTGCGGCTGGGCGGAGAGCGATGGCAAGCACGCAGCTCGAGCGCCGTATCCGCCGGGCAGCGGTTGCGGGTGGTGGGGGTCGATGGGCTGACGCTGCATATCGAGCCGCTTACGCCAAGCGAGCCCCAAGAGACGCAAGACATGCTTTGA
- a CDS encoding universal stress protein, giving the protein MTDQVMAAIDGSYFSEVVCDYAAWASLALEAPLTFMHVVDNHPQTAESNLTGNLRLGAREKLLKELSDLDEQRAKVSREQGRLMLEAAQARAIEDGVEAPARRQRNGTLVETLVELEDEIRLLVVGKRGETAGQASGHLGSNLERVVRELHRPILMVTGTFKRPEKVLMAFDGSKTARKGVEMLARSPLFKAAACHVVIVGSETAEHRSQLDWALGILKEGGHQAEGAIRAGEVEETLAAYQREQSIDLMVMGAYGHSRIRHLLVGSTTTAMMRSSKIPVLLLR; this is encoded by the coding sequence ATGACAGACCAAGTGATGGCCGCGATCGACGGCTCGTATTTTTCCGAAGTCGTATGCGACTACGCCGCCTGGGCCAGCCTGGCACTGGAAGCGCCACTGACCTTCATGCATGTTGTGGACAATCATCCGCAGACAGCGGAATCGAATCTCACCGGCAATCTGCGCCTGGGGGCGCGGGAGAAACTTCTCAAGGAACTTTCCGACCTGGACGAGCAGCGCGCCAAGGTGAGCCGCGAGCAGGGGCGCTTGATGCTGGAGGCGGCCCAGGCGCGCGCGATAGAAGACGGAGTTGAAGCACCGGCCAGGCGCCAACGCAATGGCACACTGGTGGAGACCCTGGTCGAGCTGGAAGACGAGATACGCCTGTTGGTCGTGGGCAAGCGGGGAGAAACCGCCGGTCAGGCCAGCGGCCACCTGGGCTCCAACCTGGAACGAGTGGTACGGGAATTGCACCGTCCGATTCTCATGGTGACCGGCACTTTCAAACGCCCTGAAAAAGTACTGATGGCCTTCGACGGCAGCAAGACGGCGCGCAAGGGAGTGGAAATGCTGGCCCGTAGCCCGCTGTTCAAAGCGGCAGCGTGCCATGTGGTCATCGTCGGCTCGGAAACCGCCGAGCATCGCTCCCAACTGGACTGGGCCCTGGGCATTCTGAAAGAAGGCGGCCACCAGGCGGAAGGCGCGATTCGGGCAGGGGAGGTGGAAGAAACCTTGGCGGCTTATCAGCGAGAACAGAGCATCGATTTGATGGTGATGGGAGCCTACGGCCACTCCCGTATCCGCCACCTGCTGGTGGGCAGTACCACTACCGCCATGATGCGCAGTAGCAAGATTCCGGTACTGCTGTTGCGCTAG
- a CDS encoding SulP family inorganic anion transporter: MLQTLKQSWFSNVKGDTLAGIVVALALIPEAIAFSIIAGVDPKVGLYASFCIAVVIAFTGGRPGMISAATGAMALLMVTLVREHGLEYLLAATLLTGVLQIVAGYLRLAELMRFVSRSVVTGFVNALAILIFMAQLPELTNVTWHVYAMTMAGLGIIYLFPYLPVIGKSIPSPLVCIVVLTIVYMVSGMDIRSVGDMGELPDTLPVFLWPNVPLNLDTLMIILPYSVMLAVVGLLESLMTATIVDDLTDTPSDKNRECKGQGIANIGSGLLGGMAGCAMIGQSVINVKSGGRGRLSTLVAGVVLLILVVFLSDWVSQIPMAALVAVMIMVSIGTFSWESIRDLKKHPMSTNIVMLATVVVVVFTHNLAIGVFVGVLLAALFFANKVGNILYIGSREIDAGREREYEVVGQVFFASSEHFNGAFDFKESIDKVTINLSRAHFWDITAVQALDRVVIKFRREGTEVELFGLNEASATIVDRYAVHNDPDAVEKLMGGH, from the coding sequence ATGCTGCAAACTCTCAAGCAAAGCTGGTTTTCCAATGTCAAGGGCGACACCCTGGCCGGGATCGTCGTGGCCCTGGCGTTGATTCCCGAGGCGATCGCCTTCTCCATCATCGCCGGAGTGGACCCTAAGGTGGGGCTATATGCCTCGTTCTGTATCGCGGTCGTGATTGCCTTTACCGGAGGCCGCCCGGGCATGATATCCGCTGCCACCGGCGCCATGGCCTTGTTGATGGTGACACTGGTTCGCGAGCATGGCCTCGAGTATCTGCTGGCCGCGACGCTTTTGACCGGAGTCTTGCAGATCGTCGCCGGCTACCTGCGGCTCGCCGAACTGATGCGTTTCGTCTCGCGCTCGGTGGTGACAGGCTTCGTCAATGCCCTGGCGATCCTGATCTTCATGGCTCAGCTACCCGAACTCACCAACGTCACCTGGCACGTCTACGCCATGACGATGGCAGGCTTGGGCATCATCTACCTGTTTCCCTATCTGCCGGTAATCGGCAAGTCCATTCCCTCTCCGCTGGTATGCATCGTGGTGCTGACCATCGTCTACATGGTGAGCGGCATGGATATCCGCAGCGTCGGCGACATGGGCGAGCTTCCAGACACATTGCCGGTTTTTCTGTGGCCGAATGTGCCGCTGAATCTCGATACCTTGATGATCATACTGCCATACTCGGTAATGCTCGCCGTAGTGGGCCTTCTGGAGTCGTTGATGACGGCGACTATCGTCGACGATCTGACCGATACCCCCAGCGACAAGAATCGCGAGTGCAAGGGGCAGGGCATCGCCAACATCGGCTCGGGGCTTCTGGGCGGCATGGCTGGTTGCGCGATGATCGGCCAGTCGGTGATAAACGTGAAGTCGGGTGGACGTGGGAGACTCTCCACTCTTGTCGCCGGGGTGGTTCTGCTGATCCTGGTCGTGTTCCTCTCCGACTGGGTATCGCAGATTCCCATGGCGGCGCTGGTCGCGGTGATGATCATGGTCTCCATCGGGACGTTCAGCTGGGAATCCATTCGCGATCTGAAGAAGCATCCCATGAGCACCAATATCGTCATGCTCGCTACCGTCGTGGTGGTGGTCTTCACCCATAATCTGGCCATTGGCGTCTTTGTCGGTGTCCTGCTTGCCGCGCTGTTTTTCGCCAACAAGGTGGGCAATATCCTGTATATCGGCTCCAGGGAGATCGATGCCGGGCGCGAGCGTGAGTACGAGGTAGTAGGGCAGGTGTTCTTCGCCTCTTCCGAGCACTTCAATGGCGCCTTCGATTTCAAGGAGAGCATCGACAAGGTGACCATCAACCTGTCACGTGCCCACTTCTGGGACATTACCGCCGTGCAGGCGCTGGACCGAGTGGTCATCAAGTTCCGCCGCGAGGGGACCGAAGTCGAGTTGTTCGGCCTGAACGAGGCCAGCGCCACCATCGTCGACCGCTATGCGGTTCACAACGATCCGGATGCCGTCGAAAAGCTCATGGGCGGCCACTAA
- a CDS encoding universal stress protein: MSEQVLAAVDGSYFSEGVCDYAAWAALALEAPLTFVHVVDNHPQVSEPELSGNLGLGTREHLLERLSELDEQRAKVAREHGRLMLEAAKERATAHGAGGSLTRQRNGTLVEALVELESEIRLLVVGKRGETADQASGHLGANLERVVRQMHRPILMAPPTFHRPEKVMIAFDGSNTARKGVDMLARSPLFQEAACHVVIVGAETAEHCSQLEWAVATLRDAGHDAEGAIRAGEVEATLRAYQQEHAIDMLVMGAYGHSRIRHLLLGSTTTAMLRNATLPVLILR, translated from the coding sequence ATGTCCGAGCAGGTACTGGCTGCTGTCGATGGTTCCTATTTTTCCGAAGGAGTATGCGACTACGCCGCCTGGGCTGCGCTGGCGCTGGAGGCTCCGCTTACCTTTGTTCATGTAGTGGATAATCATCCCCAGGTCTCCGAACCCGAACTATCCGGCAACCTGGGGCTGGGCACCCGCGAGCACCTGCTGGAAAGACTTTCGGAGCTGGACGAGCAGCGTGCCAAGGTTGCCCGCGAGCATGGTCGATTGATGCTGGAAGCGGCCAAGGAGCGGGCGACAGCGCACGGAGCAGGCGGCTCGCTCACCCGCCAGCGCAACGGCACCCTGGTGGAAGCCCTGGTCGAGCTGGAAAGCGAGATACGTCTGTTGGTGGTAGGCAAGCGGGGAGAAACCGCCGACCAGGCCAGCGGCCATCTGGGGGCCAACCTGGAGCGCGTGGTACGCCAGATGCATCGGCCGATCCTTATGGCACCGCCGACCTTCCATCGCCCGGAAAAAGTGATGATAGCGTTCGACGGCAGCAACACCGCTCGCAAAGGCGTGGATATGCTGGCGCGAAGCCCGCTATTTCAAGAGGCCGCCTGCCATGTGGTGATCGTCGGGGCGGAAACCGCGGAGCATTGCTCCCAGCTGGAGTGGGCTGTTGCTACCTTGCGCGATGCCGGACATGACGCCGAAGGCGCCATCCGCGCCGGTGAAGTGGAGGCTACGCTGCGAGCTTATCAACAGGAACACGCCATCGACATGCTGGTGATGGGAGCCTACGGTCACTCGCGCATTCGCCACCTGCTGCTGGGTAGTACCACTACCGCGATGCTGCGCAACGCCACCCTGCCGGTATTGATCCTGCGTTAA
- a CDS encoding MurR/RpiR family transcriptional regulator, with translation MAHDLLDRLRQRLEELNRSERKVASVILDDPAAATSMSIATLAQSAGVSEPTVNRFCRNFGAKGYPDFKIKLAQSLAGGTPYVTRAVEPGDNASQYTQKIFGATIAALDEARREVDMEAVERMVDYLIQAKQIHFFGLGASGAVAQDAQHKFFRFNLPVMAYVDVLMQRMVAAACHTGDVVVVISYTGRTRELVDIARVARESGAVVLGITAPDSPLMHECTATLDVSTPEDTDQYMPMTSRMIQLTLIDVLATGVTLRRGEDFLPHLKKIKDSLRETRFPLSKPNA, from the coding sequence ATGGCCCACGACCTGCTTGACCGCTTACGCCAACGCCTGGAGGAACTCAACCGCTCCGAACGCAAGGTCGCCTCGGTGATACTTGACGACCCTGCTGCTGCCACCAGCATGAGCATCGCTACCCTGGCCCAGTCAGCGGGGGTCAGCGAGCCGACGGTGAATCGCTTTTGCCGAAACTTCGGTGCCAAGGGATATCCCGATTTCAAGATCAAGCTGGCCCAGAGCCTGGCCGGCGGCACACCCTACGTGACCCGTGCGGTGGAGCCCGGCGACAACGCCTCGCAATATACTCAGAAGATATTCGGCGCCACCATCGCCGCCCTCGACGAAGCGCGACGCGAAGTCGATATGGAGGCCGTCGAGCGCATGGTGGACTACCTGATACAGGCCAAGCAGATTCACTTCTTCGGACTCGGCGCTTCCGGTGCGGTAGCCCAGGACGCTCAGCACAAGTTCTTCCGCTTCAACCTGCCGGTCATGGCCTATGTGGATGTGCTGATGCAGCGAATGGTCGCCGCAGCGTGCCATACCGGCGACGTGGTGGTGGTGATTTCCTACACCGGCCGCACCCGCGAGCTGGTGGATATCGCCCGGGTGGCACGGGAATCCGGCGCCGTGGTACTGGGCATAACCGCCCCCGATTCACCCTTGATGCACGAATGCACCGCGACACTCGACGTTTCCACTCCAGAGGACACCGATCAATATATGCCGATGACGTCGCGCATGATCCAGCTGACCTTGATCGACGTCCTGGCGACCGGCGTGACGCTCAGGCGCGGCGAGGATTTTCTTCCGCACTTGAAGAAGATCAAGGATAGCCTGCGCGAAACGCGCTTTCCGCTGTCCAAGCCTAACGCTTGA